A part of Synergistota bacterium genomic DNA contains:
- a CDS encoding transposase family protein, protein MTYIRAKGEFAHGVAIMDLYSHRILALEISNTLDERMHVEAARKALARYGKPKFIHTDKGNQLTSKMFTKMFKDVKVKISIGERV, encoded by the coding sequence ATAACTTACATAAGAGCCAAAGGGGAATTTGCGCATGGAGTGGCGATAATGGACCTGTATTCCCATAGAATTCTAGCACTTGAGATAAGCAACACGCTTGATGAGCGGATGCACGTAGAAGCAGCGAGGAAAGCCCTTGCCAGATATGGCAAACCAAAGTTTATCCACACAGACAAGGGAAACCAGCTTACAAGTAAGATGTTTACCAAGATGTTTAAGGATGTCAAGGTAAAGATAAGCATTGGGGAGAGGGTTTAG
- a CDS encoding transposase: MLRSRVYYKPKDEPEENIKLIEKIEELYRGDSTLGYRQMKTMLERELGINVNHKRVRSLTKLMRLKGIAPGPKNTRISGTNHINFLKHLNVKEFN; the protein is encoded by the coding sequence GTGTTAAGGAGCAGGGTGTATTACAAGCCTAAGGATGAGCCGGAGGAGAATATAAAGCTCATAGAGAAGATAGAGGAGCTGTATAGAGGGGATTCCACGCTGGGTTACAGGCAAATGAAGACGATGTTGGAAAGGGAATTGGGAATCAATGTGAATCACAAGAGGGTCAGGAGCCTGACGAAGCTCATGAGGCTCAAGGGCATAGCTCCAGGACCCAAAAACACCAGGATATCAGGAACAAATCATATCAACTTTTTGAAGCATCTGAATGTTAAGGAGTTCAACTAA
- a CDS encoding MmgE/PrpD family protein gives MIALFVNEVDYSDIPADIVKAAKKCIMDWIAVGFAGSATPLSKQVFQMPAKDTEESTILVYPLRKGNHLFASFFNAFFSHILELDDVHRGSTYHPGSPTISAAFSQGERLRVSGKKLIESIVLGYEVSIRVGECLGGSHYRYWHTTGTCGVFGAAVAGAKMLGLDAEKITFAIGNAGTQSSGLWQFVLDGAMTKPLHPAKAAMDGLIAADLAARGFSGPHRIFEGEKGLCRATTDGSFSLEKLVSGLGETWKIGEVSFKPYPCCRHIHSSIDAAIKAYCKSALSVDSIAKINVYTYKVAIETAGTRFPKSIEEARFSIPYCVSVAILCGKVSLAHFSQQFLEDKNVKRVLEKVNLIEDEKYTKLYPSKWVSRVEIVSDDGATYDSIVEFPKGDPENPLLDKEMESKFEELLLPILPEKHVRRLKDKIWNLEEIDDISSFFKEG, from the coding sequence ATGATAGCATTATTTGTAAATGAGGTTGATTATTCAGATATACCTGCTGATATTGTCAAAGCAGCTAAGAAGTGTATTATGGATTGGATAGCTGTAGGATTTGCTGGCTCTGCAACTCCTCTTTCAAAGCAAGTCTTTCAAATGCCTGCAAAGGATACTGAGGAGTCTACCATTTTAGTGTATCCTTTGCGAAAGGGAAATCATTTGTTTGCTTCTTTCTTTAATGCCTTTTTCTCCCATATACTTGAACTAGATGACGTACATAGGGGATCTACGTATCATCCGGGTTCACCAACTATATCAGCTGCATTTAGTCAAGGTGAGAGATTAAGGGTTTCTGGGAAGAAGCTGATAGAGTCCATAGTGCTAGGTTATGAGGTTTCTATAAGGGTGGGGGAATGTTTAGGTGGAAGTCACTACAGGTATTGGCATACTACGGGTACCTGTGGTGTTTTTGGAGCGGCAGTAGCAGGAGCTAAAATGTTAGGACTTGACGCTGAAAAAATTACTTTTGCAATTGGGAACGCAGGAACCCAGTCTTCGGGCCTTTGGCAATTTGTGTTGGATGGGGCTATGACTAAGCCATTACATCCGGCTAAGGCAGCCATGGATGGGTTAATTGCTGCTGATCTAGCCGCTAGAGGGTTCTCGGGGCCGCATAGAATTTTTGAGGGCGAAAAGGGGTTATGTAGGGCGACAACTGATGGAAGCTTTTCACTAGAGAAGCTGGTTAGCGGCCTTGGAGAAACTTGGAAAATAGGAGAGGTTTCATTTAAGCCCTATCCCTGCTGTAGACATATACATTCCTCTATAGATGCAGCTATAAAGGCTTATTGTAAAAGTGCGCTTTCGGTCGATAGCATAGCTAAGATCAACGTCTATACCTATAAAGTTGCTATAGAAACAGCTGGTACGAGATTTCCCAAGTCTATTGAAGAGGCTAGATTTAGTATTCCTTACTGTGTATCTGTGGCTATACTCTGCGGAAAGGTTTCCTTAGCTCACTTTTCTCAACAGTTTCTTGAAGATAAGAATGTAAAAAGGGTATTGGAGAAAGTTAATCTAATTGAGGACGAAAAGTATACTAAGCTCTATCCAAGTAAGTGGGTGTCTAGGGTTGAAATAGTGAGTGATGATGGAGCTACTTATGATTCTATAGTGGAATTCCCTAAAGGGGACCCTGAGAATCCTTTACTTGATAAGGAAATGGAAAGCAAATTTGAAGAACTTTTATTACCCATACTTCCAGAGAAGCATGTAAGAAGATTGAAAGACAAAATATGGAATTTGGAGGAGATAGATGACATCTCCTCTTTTTTTAAGGAGGGGTAG
- a CDS encoding fumarate hydratase, which produces MGSITPEFLREEISRLLREKCCVTIAPDAKLLLKQAYDRETSPAAKNILETQIKNVEMAEKLKKPVCQSPGYGTIYVRFGKCADIDGLKTILSEEISNATRDGFLRPSMVHPITRKNTNDNSGVGIPNMELFYEPDLEFIDIIVSFKGCGSELGNAVKIFTPAQIGKNAEGIKEFILDTVIKAGAKPCPPIALGIGIGGQMDVAARLSRKAVSVREWTDRNPDPYLADMEEELLSSINKLGIGAGGVGGKTTALAVKIEMAYTHTAICPVAVNFHCWVARRSGIRIYPDCTVEYLFKEKEGE; this is translated from the coding sequence ATGGGAAGTATTACTCCAGAGTTTCTAAGGGAGGAAATATCTCGTTTGCTCCGGGAGAAGTGTTGTGTAACTATTGCTCCTGACGCAAAGCTTTTGCTTAAGCAAGCATATGATAGGGAAACTTCTCCAGCTGCGAAAAACATCTTAGAAACACAAATTAAAAATGTAGAAATGGCAGAGAAGTTAAAGAAGCCGGTTTGCCAGTCTCCAGGATATGGAACTATATATGTAAGGTTTGGAAAGTGCGCTGATATAGATGGGCTGAAAACAATTTTATCAGAAGAGATATCTAACGCTACTCGAGATGGATTTTTAAGACCAAGTATGGTTCATCCAATCACTCGTAAAAATACAAATGATAACAGTGGAGTAGGTATTCCTAATATGGAATTGTTCTATGAACCGGATCTTGAGTTTATAGATATAATCGTGAGTTTTAAGGGATGTGGATCTGAACTTGGAAACGCTGTGAAAATATTTACGCCTGCCCAAATAGGCAAAAATGCAGAAGGGATAAAGGAATTTATTTTAGATACCGTGATAAAGGCTGGAGCTAAACCGTGTCCCCCTATAGCTCTGGGCATTGGAATTGGTGGTCAGATGGATGTTGCAGCGAGGTTGAGCCGTAAGGCAGTGAGTGTCAGAGAATGGACGGATCGCAACCCTGATCCTTATCTTGCCGATATGGAAGAGGAACTTTTGTCTAGCATCAATAAGCTGGGGATAGGAGCTGGTGGTGTAGGGGGAAAAACGACTGCATTAGCTGTCAAAATAGAAATGGCTTACACTCATACGGCTATATGTCCTGTAGCGGTTAACTTTCACTGCTGGGTAGCAAGGAGGAGCGGTATAAGAATTTATCCTGACTGCACAGTTGAGTACTTGTTTAAGGAAAAGGAAGGTGAGTAA
- a CDS encoding fumarate hydratase C-terminal domain-containing protein, with the protein MEKHIITPVTFEEIADLSVGDTVFITGIVYTARDMAHLRIREILENQGDLPENFEGAVIFHAGPVVKKVNDEWKIWVIGPTTSTRMEPHSEMVGKLGVKVIVGKGGMGKNTTQALRKYGGVYLLAAPGCAVVHSESVEKVLRVHWLEELGVPEAIWVLKVNNWGPLIVGIDAHGNNMFTDLTKKATRVKDEILSVNYSS; encoded by the coding sequence ATGGAAAAACACATCATTACTCCCGTTACTTTTGAGGAGATAGCAGACTTATCTGTAGGAGATACGGTGTTTATCACAGGTATTGTTTATACTGCCCGAGATATGGCTCATCTCAGAATTAGGGAGATACTCGAAAATCAAGGAGATTTACCGGAGAACTTTGAGGGAGCAGTTATATTCCATGCAGGACCTGTGGTTAAGAAAGTAAATGATGAGTGGAAAATATGGGTTATAGGTCCTACAACAAGTACAAGAATGGAACCTCACTCAGAGATGGTGGGTAAGCTTGGTGTTAAAGTAATAGTGGGTAAAGGCGGAATGGGGAAGAATACTACACAAGCTCTTAGAAAATATGGCGGGGTTTACTTATTGGCAGCACCTGGGTGTGCTGTGGTCCATAGCGAATCTGTAGAGAAGGTTCTAAGAGTCCACTGGTTGGAAGAACTTGGGGTACCTGAAGCTATATGGGTCCTAAAAGTCAATAATTGGGGTCCTCTTATAGTTGGTATAGATGCCCATGGAAACAATATGTTCACAGACTTAACTAAGAAAGCAACCAGAGTCAAGGATGAAATCCTTAGTGTGAATTATTCCAGCTGA
- the fumC gene encoding class II fumarate hydratase has protein sequence MEYRIERDSLGEVKVPKDKYWGAQTQRALQNFKIGEEKMPIEVIRAFGIVKKAAAIANYKLGVIDEKTKNIICKVADEIIRGELDDHFPLPVWQTGSGTMTNMNVNEVISNRANELLGGERGSKYPIHPNDHVNKSQSSNDTMPTAMSIAATLMIVNELIPALRSLKDTFAQKAEEFKDIIKVGRTHLQDATPLTLGQEFSGYVSQLEHGIRAIENALPHLKELALGGTAVGTGLNSPEGFDTLAVEEISKMTNIDFIPAPNKFEAIAAHDAIAEVSGALKTVANSLHKIANDIRILASGPRCGIGEIRIPANEPGSSIMPGKVNPTQCEALTQVCCQVVGNDVTINMAASGLGLELNVYKPVLIYNLLQSIRLLTDACNSFNRNLVRGIEPNLNKIKEYLENDLMLVTPLARAIGYDKASEIAHLADREGLTLKEAAVKLGYVSPEEFDRIVDPSKMIGPYKVKGG, from the coding sequence GTGGAATATAGAATAGAGAGAGATAGTTTAGGGGAGGTTAAGGTCCCTAAGGATAAGTATTGGGGGGCACAAACGCAGCGTGCTTTGCAAAACTTCAAAATAGGCGAGGAAAAAATGCCCATTGAGGTTATAAGAGCATTTGGTATAGTGAAGAAGGCTGCAGCCATAGCGAATTATAAGTTGGGAGTAATTGATGAGAAAACAAAGAATATAATATGCAAAGTAGCAGATGAGATTATCCGAGGTGAATTGGACGATCACTTTCCGCTTCCTGTATGGCAAACAGGAAGCGGGACCATGACAAATATGAATGTGAACGAGGTTATAAGCAATAGGGCTAACGAGCTTCTTGGGGGTGAACGGGGTAGCAAGTATCCTATCCATCCAAACGACCATGTGAACAAGTCTCAATCTTCTAATGATACTATGCCTACGGCTATGTCTATTGCTGCTACGCTTATGATAGTAAACGAACTTATTCCAGCGCTGAGATCACTAAAAGATACATTTGCACAGAAAGCAGAGGAGTTTAAAGATATAATAAAAGTTGGTAGAACTCATTTACAGGATGCTACGCCACTTACGCTTGGACAGGAGTTCTCTGGATATGTAAGTCAGCTAGAACATGGGATAAGAGCCATTGAGAATGCTCTACCTCACTTAAAGGAACTTGCGCTTGGAGGAACGGCTGTAGGAACAGGACTTAATTCACCAGAGGGTTTTGATACATTGGCAGTGGAAGAGATATCTAAAATGACTAATATAGATTTTATTCCTGCTCCCAATAAATTTGAAGCAATAGCTGCACATGATGCTATTGCTGAGGTTAGTGGGGCCTTAAAAACGGTTGCAAATAGCCTGCACAAAATAGCCAATGATATAAGGATTCTAGCATCGGGGCCTCGTTGCGGTATTGGTGAGATAAGAATACCTGCAAATGAGCCTGGAAGTTCTATCATGCCCGGTAAGGTTAACCCCACCCAATGCGAGGCTCTGACGCAGGTTTGCTGTCAGGTGGTAGGAAATGATGTAACGATAAATATGGCTGCTTCTGGACTAGGGCTTGAGCTGAATGTGTACAAACCTGTCTTGATATACAATCTCTTGCAATCCATAAGGCTTCTGACAGACGCTTGCAATTCTTTCAATAGGAATCTTGTTAGGGGTATCGAACCAAACCTCAATAAGATAAAGGAGTACCTCGAAAACGACCTTATGCTTGTGACGCCACTTGCACGTGCTATAGGTTATGATAAGGCTTCTGAAATAGCCCATTTAGCAGATAGAGAAGGGCTTACCCTTAAAGAAGCTGCGGTAAAACTTGGGTATGTCAGTCCGGAGGAATTCGATCGTATTGTTGACCCGTCTAAGATGATTGGCCCTTATAAAGTAAAAGGAGGCTAG
- a CDS encoding NADP-dependent malic enzyme produces MMGKKADVEALLKKAEKPSMDAIRLYPLYEGKIQIAPKVPIRDFRDFAVWYTPGVAAPCKIIRDNKKQVYKYTNKANVIAIISDGTRILGLGNIGPEAGLPVMEGKALLFKYLGGVDAIPLCIDTTDIDEIVSFCKWISPSIGGINLEDIESPKCFYLLDRLKKELSIPVFHDDQQGTAVITLAALTNALRVVNKDIAKVKIALIGMGANTANLRLILKAGARPENVIACDINGILGRHNADNFERRDPRHYFAMITNPEGKKGGIKEAIEGADVCIAFSKPGPGTIKPEWIKSMAKDAIVFACANPVPEIWPWEAKEAGARVVATGRSDFPNQVNNSLGFPAIFRGALEVRATEITDEMCIAAANAIADFAFKKGLHEDYIVPTMDDEEMYVEEAIAVAKKAIEQGVAQEKLDNAELKRRISEKLRAAKEMSNVLQDSGLIADYF; encoded by the coding sequence ATGATGGGTAAAAAAGCAGATGTGGAAGCTCTCTTAAAAAAGGCAGAAAAGCCTTCCATGGATGCTATAAGGTTGTATCCTCTGTATGAGGGGAAGATTCAGATTGCCCCAAAGGTACCTATAAGGGATTTTAGGGACTTTGCTGTGTGGTATACACCTGGGGTTGCTGCTCCGTGCAAGATCATAAGAGATAACAAAAAGCAGGTTTATAAATATACTAATAAAGCTAATGTTATTGCTATAATTTCAGATGGAACCAGAATACTAGGCCTTGGGAACATAGGACCAGAAGCTGGTTTACCTGTGATGGAAGGCAAAGCCCTACTCTTTAAGTACCTAGGCGGAGTAGACGCTATACCTTTATGTATAGATACAACAGATATAGATGAGATAGTATCTTTCTGCAAATGGATATCTCCTTCTATTGGAGGTATAAACCTCGAAGATATAGAAAGCCCAAAGTGTTTTTATCTTCTAGATAGGTTAAAGAAGGAGCTTTCTATACCGGTGTTTCATGATGATCAGCAAGGTACAGCAGTAATTACATTGGCAGCACTTACCAATGCCCTTCGAGTTGTAAATAAGGATATAGCAAAGGTCAAAATAGCTCTTATAGGTATGGGCGCTAATACTGCAAATCTTAGACTTATACTGAAAGCTGGAGCAAGACCGGAAAATGTTATTGCATGTGATATTAACGGTATCTTAGGTAGACACAATGCTGATAATTTTGAGAGAAGAGATCCGAGACATTATTTTGCCATGATTACCAACCCTGAAGGTAAAAAAGGTGGCATAAAGGAGGCCATAGAGGGAGCTGATGTATGTATAGCGTTTTCTAAGCCAGGGCCCGGCACTATAAAACCGGAATGGATAAAATCTATGGCAAAAGACGCTATTGTCTTTGCTTGTGCAAATCCTGTACCTGAAATATGGCCGTGGGAGGCAAAGGAAGCAGGGGCAAGAGTCGTTGCCACTGGTAGAAGTGATTTCCCAAACCAGGTGAATAATTCTTTGGGTTTCCCTGCTATATTTAGAGGTGCTTTGGAAGTTAGGGCTACCGAGATAACAGATGAAATGTGTATAGCTGCAGCTAATGCAATAGCTGACTTTGCATTCAAGAAGGGGCTCCACGAAGATTATATTGTACCTACCATGGATGATGAAGAAATGTACGTGGAGGAAGCCATAGCAGTTGCAAAGAAAGCTATAGAGCAGGGTGTGGCGCAGGAGAAATTAGATAATGCGGAGCTGAAACGCAGAATATCAGAGAAGCTAAGAGCGGCGAAGGAGATGTCAAATGTCCTTCAAGACAGCGGTCTAATTGCAGACTACTTTTAG
- a CDS encoding TRAP transporter substrate-binding protein has protein sequence MKQRQVYVGGILVVLMFLCIIGMQGIAMADTMVLRLAHEMPTNHPYHLGAEMFAKLVNEGTKGAIKIVIYPNAELGKQKALAQAVSMGRLDFCLGWNGILEAYAPITGIFALPYIYRDWDHTWKVINSDIGRKIFSFTEKKGIKVVGAFYNGTYSFVSRKPIRSFSDIRGIKLRVQPSQVFVQMGKVLGAVVTPLAFSEVYTALQLGTIDAEIQGPINVRKSKHYEVAKYVFETKMCNLLEPLMMSVRTFKRLSPEYRKVIFQAAKKATAWQWEVAKKTEKRDREWLATKGGMKYYPASRAEGRKVMQPLYEKYKEWKSYIQAIEAIK, from the coding sequence ATGAAACAGAGGCAGGTGTATGTGGGAGGGATTTTAGTAGTGTTGATGTTTCTTTGTATAATCGGTATGCAGGGCATAGCAATGGCTGATACCATGGTGCTAAGATTAGCTCATGAGATGCCAACTAATCATCCTTATCATCTTGGAGCTGAAATGTTTGCAAAACTCGTCAATGAGGGAACTAAAGGTGCCATTAAGATCGTCATTTATCCCAATGCTGAGTTGGGAAAACAGAAAGCATTGGCGCAAGCAGTATCTATGGGAAGACTGGATTTTTGCCTTGGATGGAATGGCATTTTAGAAGCATATGCGCCCATTACTGGAATATTCGCTCTCCCTTACATTTATAGAGATTGGGATCATACATGGAAGGTCATAAATAGCGACATTGGGAGAAAGATATTTTCGTTCACGGAGAAGAAAGGAATAAAAGTAGTAGGTGCATTCTACAACGGAACCTACAGCTTTGTATCCAGAAAGCCTATCAGGTCCTTCTCGGACATAAGGGGAATAAAGCTAAGGGTGCAACCATCACAGGTATTTGTGCAAATGGGAAAGGTCTTAGGAGCAGTAGTTACTCCTTTAGCATTTTCCGAGGTTTATACGGCCCTGCAATTGGGTACTATAGATGCTGAGATTCAAGGACCGATCAATGTGCGCAAAAGCAAGCACTATGAAGTGGCAAAGTATGTGTTTGAAACAAAGATGTGCAATCTATTGGAACCTTTAATGATGAGTGTAAGGACCTTTAAGCGGCTTTCTCCAGAATATAGAAAAGTAATATTTCAAGCTGCTAAGAAAGCTACAGCATGGCAGTGGGAAGTGGCGAAGAAGACCGAGAAAAGGGATAGGGAATGGCTTGCTACAAAAGGAGGAATGAAGTATTATCCTGCAAGTAGGGCTGAGGGGAGAAAGGTGATGCAGCCTTTGTACGAGAAGTATAAGGAGTGGAAAAGCTACATACAGGCTATAGAAGCAATTAAATAA
- a CDS encoding TRAP transporter small permease, with translation MVFFQVINRFILHVPAPWTEEISRYLFVWTSFVGAAKALKSNAHVGTQVLTSRLGRKLRMVVVIFAEAVSLYLYVYIMLYIGSIWAAYGLEERCDTITWLPMFYMYFAIPFSGTLMAIFSVERLLTVATSYKGTS, from the coding sequence ATGGTGTTCTTTCAAGTAATAAATAGATTTATACTACATGTTCCTGCACCGTGGACCGAAGAGATTAGTAGGTATCTTTTTGTATGGACCTCCTTTGTTGGTGCAGCAAAGGCGCTTAAGAGTAACGCCCATGTTGGGACTCAAGTTCTTACCTCAAGACTTGGTAGAAAATTAAGGATGGTGGTTGTTATATTCGCGGAAGCTGTAAGTCTTTATCTCTATGTATACATAATGCTTTACATAGGGAGTATATGGGCTGCTTATGGTTTGGAAGAAAGATGTGATACTATTACATGGCTACCAATGTTTTACATGTACTTTGCTATACCTTTTTCGGGCACGCTAATGGCTATTTTTTCTGTAGAGAGACTACTAACAGTCGCCACATCATATAAAGGTACTAGCTGA
- a CDS encoding TRAP transporter large permease: MEYSGILILGVFLLLLFSGVSIAATLMLTSVFYLVIRGEAFALAMMVQRLFEGVNRFELIAIPLFILSGDLLYEGKISGALVEFVKSFMWRGRGSLPLITTISCMLFGALSGSGPATASAIGATVAPAMEEEGYPREFTASVISASGPLGILIPPSILLLVYGAVTDTSVAKLFLAGIVPGILYGTLLIVYEWYVSVKNGYGAITEKRKSFSKAFKEASWALGAPFIILGGIYGGIFTPTEAAVVAVVYAYLIGKCVYRTLEWSKTKQIILKSTITSATVLFIIAGVSCFGWILAREKIPQLLTLFAIKHIESGTLFLILSNIIILIAGMFENGSAVIILLAPLLEPIALRYGIDPVFYGALMTANLAIGMCTPPVAVTLYVAARICNVPFDSVAKRILPFIGVLLIGLFILTFFPGLTMYIPNLIMK, from the coding sequence ATGGAATATTCGGGAATCCTAATTTTAGGTGTGTTTTTGCTGCTGCTTTTTAGTGGGGTATCTATTGCGGCTACTTTAATGCTTACATCTGTATTCTACTTAGTAATCCGGGGCGAAGCGTTTGCTTTAGCAATGATGGTTCAAAGATTGTTTGAAGGAGTTAATAGGTTTGAACTTATTGCAATACCTCTCTTTATACTGAGTGGCGATCTCTTATATGAGGGCAAAATCTCAGGAGCGCTGGTAGAATTCGTAAAGTCTTTTATGTGGAGAGGAAGAGGATCTCTACCGCTTATTACTACTATCTCGTGCATGCTTTTTGGGGCACTCTCAGGATCTGGGCCAGCAACTGCTTCAGCCATTGGAGCTACTGTAGCTCCTGCTATGGAGGAAGAGGGTTATCCTAGAGAGTTCACTGCAAGTGTGATATCTGCTTCCGGCCCCCTGGGTATCCTAATCCCTCCTAGTATATTACTGCTTGTTTATGGAGCAGTTACTGATACTTCTGTTGCTAAGCTCTTCCTGGCAGGGATCGTTCCAGGAATATTATATGGCACGCTTCTCATTGTCTATGAATGGTATGTTTCTGTGAAAAATGGTTATGGTGCGATCACGGAAAAGCGTAAGAGTTTTTCTAAGGCTTTTAAAGAAGCCAGTTGGGCATTGGGGGCTCCTTTCATTATACTTGGAGGGATATATGGTGGGATATTTACGCCTACGGAAGCTGCTGTTGTAGCTGTGGTGTATGCGTATCTTATAGGTAAATGTGTATATCGCACCTTGGAGTGGAGTAAAACAAAGCAGATCATTTTAAAAAGTACTATTACTAGTGCAACTGTGCTTTTTATTATTGCAGGAGTTTCCTGCTTTGGTTGGATATTAGCAAGGGAAAAAATACCACAGTTACTTACCCTTTTTGCTATAAAGCACATTGAGAGTGGGACTCTTTTCTTAATACTCTCCAATATTATAATACTTATAGCAGGAATGTTTGAGAATGGATCTGCAGTCATTATTTTATTAGCCCCTTTGCTTGAACCTATTGCCTTAAGATATGGTATAGACCCTGTGTTTTATGGGGCGTTAATGACTGCTAACTTAGCAATAGGCATGTGTACCCCACCTGTAGCTGTAACTTTATATGTAGCTGCTAGAATATGTAATGTTCCATTCGATTCTGTTGCGAAAAGAATTTTACCCTTTATTGGCGTTTTACTGATAGGCCTATTCATTCTTACTTTCTTCCCGGGTTTAACTATGTATATTCCTAATCTAATAATGAAGTAG
- a CDS encoding FadR family transcriptional regulator: MNNVIKRVKLYEEVMCKIEEFIAKGKFKKGSKLPSAESLASMFGVSRIVVREALRLLESMGIVDIIPGKGTFIKNNLDNSCLASIGVVLQSSRELLLDLLEFREVIEPGIAAVAAVRRTAEDLESLRNYLSEMEEEIREGKLGINSSLGFHLALAKATGNPIFTRIMLLLGVMLRESREISLSVPGRPEKALREHLEILRAIEARDPENAEKSMKEHLKNLRETLTHALGKEWD; this comes from the coding sequence ATGAATAATGTGATAAAGCGTGTTAAACTCTATGAGGAGGTTATGTGTAAAATAGAGGAGTTCATCGCGAAGGGAAAATTTAAGAAAGGTAGCAAGTTGCCTTCTGCAGAATCGCTTGCATCCATGTTTGGGGTTAGTAGAATAGTTGTAAGGGAAGCTCTTCGTCTGCTGGAAAGCATGGGGATTGTAGATATAATACCTGGAAAGGGAACTTTTATTAAAAATAATTTAGACAATAGCTGCCTTGCTAGCATCGGTGTAGTGCTGCAAAGCTCCCGAGAATTATTGCTGGATCTACTCGAATTTAGAGAAGTCATAGAGCCAGGCATAGCTGCTGTAGCTGCTGTGAGAAGAACAGCAGAAGACCTTGAAAGCTTGAGGAACTACCTTAGCGAGATGGAAGAGGAAATAAGAGAAGGGAAATTAGGCATTAATTCATCTTTAGGATTCCACCTAGCATTGGCAAAGGCTACAGGGAATCCTATTTTTACAAGAATAATGCTTTTGCTAGGTGTTATGCTTAGAGAGAGTAGAGAGATTTCCTTGAGCGTGCCAGGAAGGCCGGAAAAAGCACTTCGTGAGCACTTGGAAATTCTACGTGCCATTGAGGCAAGGGATCCGGAGAACGCTGAGAAGTCGATGAAAGAGCATTTAAAGAATTTGAGAGAAACTCTAACCCATGCGTTAGGCAAGGAGTGGGATTAA
- a CDS encoding proline iminopeptidase-family hydrolase translates to MLCVSIAVASTPKPTFTAKEGFIPVKYGKIWFRIVGIDKPGVPLLVLHGGPGMTHYYLESLEALADQRPVIFYDQLGCGNSKATTKNLALFCTVQSFVDEVDTVRKALGLKKVHILGHSWGSMLAVEYMTRKNPKGVLSLILAGPYMSTRRWISDAKSLLKTLPTDIQKTVEECEAQKDFDNPKYQQAMMVFYKLFFCRLDPWPPCLEKAFQTMGYDVYNYMWGPSEFTCTGVLKNHDITQKLKQLKVPVLYICGEFDEARPETTKYYQSITPGAKMYVIKGASHCHHLEKPKIFNKIVREFLSEHDK, encoded by the coding sequence ATGCTCTGCGTTAGTATAGCTGTAGCTTCGACTCCAAAGCCAACTTTCACTGCGAAGGAAGGCTTTATTCCCGTAAAATATGGCAAGATCTGGTTCCGCATAGTGGGTATCGATAAACCCGGTGTCCCGCTACTTGTGCTCCATGGAGGTCCTGGAATGACACACTACTATCTTGAAAGCTTAGAAGCCTTAGCTGATCAAAGACCTGTAATCTTCTACGACCAGCTGGGCTGCGGAAACTCCAAAGCAACAACGAAAAACCTTGCCCTATTTTGTACGGTACAGAGCTTCGTTGACGAAGTAGATACCGTTAGAAAAGCACTCGGACTTAAAAAAGTACATATACTGGGGCACTCCTGGGGATCCATGCTCGCAGTAGAATATATGACTCGCAAGAACCCTAAAGGCGTCCTCAGTCTTATCCTCGCAGGTCCCTATATGAGTACAAGAAGATGGATTTCCGATGCTAAAAGCTTGCTAAAAACTCTTCCAACAGATATCCAAAAGACGGTAGAAGAATGTGAAGCCCAAAAGGATTTTGATAATCCTAAATATCAGCAAGCCATGATGGTATTCTATAAGCTCTTCTTCTGCAGACTTGATCCTTGGCCCCCGTGCTTAGAAAAAGCCTTCCAAACCATGGGATACGATGTCTATAATTACATGTGGGGACCAAGCGAATTTACCTGCACTGGAGTATTAAAAAATCATGATATAACTCAAAAGCTAAAGCAGTTAAAGGTTCCAGTTTTATACATATGCGGAGAATTCGATGAGGCACGTCCCGAAACTACAAAATACTACCAGAGTATAACCCCGGGAGCTAAAATGTATGTTATAAAGGGAGCTTCACACTGCCACCATCTTGAAAAACCAAAGATATTCAACAAAATAGTTAGAGAGTTCCTTAGCGAGCACGATAAATAA